In one Mangrovibacterium diazotrophicum genomic region, the following are encoded:
- a CDS encoding O-acetylhomoserine aminocarboxypropyltransferase/cysteine synthase family protein, with product MTSKNLKFETLQLHAGQEVDPTTGSRAVPIYQTTSYVFENSEQAANRFALSEFGNIYTRLMNPTSDVFEKRIAALEGGVAALSTSSGHAAQFLVCNQLLTPGDNIVSSPFLYGGTYNQFKVSFKNFGWEARMTKDLKPESFEELIDEKTKIIYLETIGNPGFVIPDFDAIAAVAKKYDIPLVVDNTFAGGGYLFRPIEHGANIVVESATKWIGGHGTSLGGVIVDGGNYNWGNGKFPSFTEPSEGYHGIKFWDIFNFDGPFGNIAFIIKARVEGLRDFGPAPSPFNSFLLLQGLETLSLRMERHVENAQKLAEWLENHPKVESVNYPGLKSSPSYELAKKYLPKGAGSMLSLIVKGGVEEAKKIVEGLELVSHLANVGDAKTLIIQPAATTHQQLSAEAQLAAGVYPAQLRISVGLEHIDDIIADFEQALSKI from the coding sequence ATGACAAGTAAAAATTTAAAATTCGAGACACTGCAGTTGCACGCAGGTCAAGAAGTTGATCCCACAACAGGCTCTCGTGCTGTACCAATCTACCAAACAACATCCTACGTTTTCGAAAACTCGGAACAAGCAGCCAATCGTTTTGCTTTGAGTGAGTTTGGGAATATTTACACCCGCTTGATGAACCCAACTTCGGATGTGTTTGAAAAAAGAATTGCCGCTCTTGAAGGTGGTGTCGCTGCATTGTCAACCTCTTCGGGTCATGCTGCTCAGTTTTTAGTTTGCAATCAGTTGCTGACACCGGGAGACAACATTGTAAGCTCTCCCTTTTTATACGGTGGTACCTACAACCAATTCAAAGTATCTTTCAAAAACTTTGGTTGGGAAGCCCGCATGACCAAGGACCTGAAACCGGAGTCTTTCGAAGAATTGATTGACGAGAAAACCAAAATCATCTACCTGGAGACAATTGGTAACCCGGGCTTCGTCATTCCAGACTTCGACGCGATTGCTGCAGTGGCTAAAAAATACGACATCCCATTGGTTGTCGACAATACCTTTGCCGGAGGTGGTTATTTGTTCCGCCCAATCGAGCACGGTGCAAACATCGTTGTTGAGTCGGCTACAAAATGGATCGGCGGACACGGAACCAGCCTTGGTGGTGTCATTGTTGATGGTGGTAACTACAACTGGGGGAATGGTAAGTTCCCAAGTTTCACCGAGCCTTCCGAAGGGTATCATGGCATAAAGTTCTGGGATATTTTTAACTTTGACGGCCCGTTCGGAAACATTGCTTTTATTATCAAAGCACGTGTTGAAGGATTGCGTGATTTCGGTCCGGCTCCAAGCCCGTTCAACTCATTCCTTTTACTGCAAGGCTTGGAAACCTTGTCGTTAAGAATGGAGCGACATGTTGAAAATGCGCAAAAACTGGCGGAATGGTTAGAAAACCACCCAAAAGTTGAAAGTGTCAATTATCCGGGATTGAAAAGCAGTCCGTCGTACGAACTGGCGAAGAAATACCTGCCCAAAGGTGCCGGAAGCATGCTTTCGTTAATTGTAAAAGGCGGAGTTGAAGAAGCCAAGAAAATTGTTGAAGGCCTCGAATTGGTGAGCCACCTGGCAAACGTTGGCGATGCAAAAACACTGATTATTCAGCCTGCAGCAACCACGCACCAGCAACTATCGGCCGAAGCCCAACTGGCAGCAGGTGTTTACCCGGCACAGTTGCGTATTTCTGTTGGTCTGGAACATATCGACGACATTATCGCCGATTTCGAACAGGCACTGAGTAAGATTTAA
- the metA gene encoding homoserine O-acetyltransferase MetA → MPLNIPDKLPAIELLLQENIFVIDQTRAAQQDIRPLKIVILNLMPLKITTETDLLRVLSNSPLQIEIDFLKIKDHEHKHTSAEHMATFYKTFDQIKKQKFDGMIITGAPVEHLPFEEVTYWDEIREIMDWSLTNVTSSLFICWASQAALFHFYGIPKYALDKKMFGVFQHRISDRKIPIFRGFDDEYYVPHSRHTEVRAEDIEKVEGLDIISSSDVSGVNMVMARNGRQIFITGHAEYSRMTLDGEYKRDVSKNLPIEVPANYYPNDDPNEKPVLRWRSAADLLFTNWLNYYVYQETPYNLDDIK, encoded by the coding sequence ATGCCATTAAATATTCCCGACAAATTACCTGCAATTGAATTGTTGCTTCAGGAAAACATCTTCGTGATTGATCAGACGCGGGCTGCCCAACAGGATATTCGTCCGCTAAAAATCGTCATTCTGAACCTGATGCCACTCAAAATTACGACTGAGACGGATTTACTTCGGGTTTTGTCGAACTCGCCTTTGCAGATCGAAATTGATTTTCTGAAAATTAAGGATCACGAGCACAAGCACACTTCTGCCGAGCACATGGCCACTTTTTACAAAACGTTCGATCAGATCAAAAAGCAGAAATTTGATGGTATGATTATTACCGGTGCTCCGGTCGAGCATCTTCCTTTTGAAGAGGTAACCTATTGGGATGAAATTCGCGAGATCATGGATTGGTCGTTGACCAATGTGACGTCCTCGCTGTTTATTTGCTGGGCGTCGCAGGCTGCATTGTTTCATTTCTACGGTATTCCAAAATATGCGCTCGACAAGAAAATGTTCGGTGTGTTTCAGCACCGGATCTCCGATCGGAAGATTCCTATTTTCCGCGGATTCGACGATGAATATTACGTGCCTCACTCCCGTCACACCGAAGTGCGGGCCGAAGATATCGAGAAAGTTGAAGGACTGGATATCATCTCTTCATCTGACGTATCGGGAGTCAACATGGTTATGGCACGCAATGGACGCCAGATTTTCATTACCGGGCACGCCGAATATTCAAGAATGACGCTGGACGGCGAATATAAAAGGGATGTCTCGAAAAATCTCCCGATTGAAGTTCCGGCCAACTATTACCCCAACGACGATCCGAATGAAAAGCCGGTTCTGCGCTGGCGTTCGGCGGCTGACTTGCTGTTTACAAACTGGTTAAACTATTACGTTTACCAGGAAACACCGTACAACCTCGACGACATTAAATAA
- a CDS encoding ACT domain-containing protein, with the protein MSECIVRFSGNNLKEPLVLNSLVKLLDQANSKHVLVISSPREIQSLLALGIKTLSSPGGKPELLIAQIKAEINAIKAIYKLGPSAQLKSQMEKLEILLKGIHYTGDFSPALQDQVLTFAEKISAILVAEILLSHQIESQTIFPEDLGLIVTEEFGNATVSISETAAKVKAAEFGKITLIPGSYGVTKGGKIARIGDRAADYTAATLASIFDASHLELWQIGTPFKTADEKYVDNPSYIESLTYAEASELSYFNYSGIHPRIVEPLVDKHIPILVYELKDGEKILHTRINSKSIIAPQVVKSVAHTDDIAVLKLNGPGVGFKPGILAKVTGAFNKNHINIRSVITAQTSINIMIDKASTAQVRQLTQELNLPSVSQVEIEDKVSLIAIVGHGMQQNHGISASLFTAVAKNKINVLLSGSGASDLVSYLVVDEQDKAKAIQEIHKIFFTKTDA; encoded by the coding sequence ATGTCCGAATGTATTGTCCGGTTTAGCGGTAATAACCTGAAAGAACCGCTTGTACTTAACAGTTTGGTCAAATTGCTTGATCAAGCCAATTCGAAACATGTTTTAGTGATCTCTTCACCACGCGAAATACAATCGCTGCTTGCGTTGGGGATCAAAACATTGAGTAGTCCCGGTGGCAAACCGGAGTTGTTAATTGCGCAAATCAAAGCTGAAATAAACGCCATTAAAGCGATTTATAAACTCGGTCCCTCGGCGCAGTTAAAAAGCCAAATGGAAAAGTTGGAAATCCTGTTAAAAGGAATTCATTATACCGGCGACTTCTCTCCAGCCCTACAGGATCAGGTGCTTACATTTGCTGAAAAAATCTCGGCAATCCTGGTTGCTGAAATTTTGCTGTCGCACCAAATAGAATCGCAAACGATTTTCCCTGAAGACCTTGGGTTGATTGTAACTGAGGAATTCGGGAATGCCACTGTCTCAATTTCAGAAACAGCAGCAAAAGTAAAAGCAGCAGAATTTGGCAAAATAACATTGATCCCTGGATCTTACGGCGTCACCAAAGGTGGAAAAATTGCCCGGATCGGCGATCGTGCAGCAGACTACACTGCTGCCACACTGGCGTCCATTTTCGATGCATCTCACCTGGAACTTTGGCAAATCGGAACTCCCTTCAAAACGGCAGATGAGAAATATGTCGACAATCCGTCGTACATCGAAAGCCTGACTTACGCAGAAGCCTCGGAGCTGTCCTACTTCAACTACTCGGGTATTCACCCCCGAATTGTTGAGCCTTTAGTCGACAAACATATTCCGATTCTGGTCTACGAACTGAAAGACGGAGAAAAAATACTGCACACCAGAATCAATTCAAAAAGCATCATTGCACCGCAGGTTGTCAAAAGCGTAGCGCACACCGACGATATTGCCGTTTTGAAGCTCAATGGTCCGGGTGTTGGGTTCAAACCGGGTATCCTGGCAAAGGTAACCGGCGCATTCAACAAGAACCATATTAATATCCGATCTGTTATTACCGCACAAACCAGCATCAATATCATGATCGATAAAGCATCAACCGCACAAGTTCGCCAATTAACGCAGGAACTCAACCTTCCCTCCGTGAGCCAGGTTGAAATTGAAGACAAAGTCTCGCTGATTGCAATTGTCGGTCACGGAATGCAACAAAACCACGGTATTTCTGCTTCGCTGTTTACAGCTGTCGCCAAAAACAAAATCAATGTGCTTTTGAGCGGATCCGGGGCTTCCGACCTGGTTAGCTACCTGGTGGTCGACGAGCAGGACAAAGCCAAAGCCATTCAGGAAATACACAAGATTTTCTTCACAAAAACAGACGCATAA